Genomic window (Chryseobacterium sp. H1D6B):
GTATTATTGTCAACTCTATTGTAGTCTGGATTACAGTCTGAGCTGCCATAAGTTCTCCATGCTCTAAGTTCAAAATTTACATTTCCAGTAAGAGTATTAGCCAAAGTTAAGCCGGTTCTATTATAAGAATATGTTCCACTGTTACTTCCTGAACCGGAAGTAACAGATGCTTCTGTTGTATTATTTGTTGAACAGATCAATAAACTTCTCTGCTCAGCCATCCATCCATTGCTGGCGGTAGTCATGGTATAAGAAACATCAGTGGATTTTATCTTGTAACCCGCAGGAACGCTTACTGTAAGGGTTCCAGGACAATTGGTGGTAGATGAGGTAGAAACCGAAGTGTTGTACATAGTATTGATGTCTCCAGCTGTATAAGTAGTAGAAATCTGCCCTGTTGTGAACTGTTTCAGTTTCCAGATTCCCTTCACTGAACCGCAGTTTGTTCTTACCCAGAAATAGTAGGTCTGGCCTAATGTAAGAGGACTGAGACTTACAGAAGTGGTTCCTGCCGGAACAGTTCCTGTAGGCGCTGTTGTCACAGTAGGCGTAGTAGAAGATGTACTGTAATAATATTCATAACCTGAAGACGGAGGGCTTGCCGGCGCAGTCCAGCTCAGCGTAGCATTCGTCATACCCGTTGTGCTTGTAATATTGGTAGCAACAGAACATGAATTATATACATCTGCTGAAAAAGCAAAAATATTAGGAATTCCGCCTGTTCCTGTTTTGGTTACAGTAACACTCTGAATCAGCTTTGGCTGATTAGCCGTGCTTATAGCCAATGGAATCTGATATAGTCTTGGATTAATTCCGCTTCCGGATTCTAAAACATTATTATTAAGATTAATTCTTCCAATTCCCTGAATGGCATAGTTAGATCCGCTGTACCAATCTGATATACTCGCTGTAAATGTTTGGGAAGTTCCGTCAGAGAAATTAACATCAATGTCTACTGGAGCCGCCCCGCTTCCTCCTGTTGCCAGCATATATAAACTTACCGCAGAAATAGGAGTAGAAAAGGTAAGGGTTCCGTTATCATTGACATTCTGTAGTCTTAATGAGTTATTTGAGCTGTAGGAAGCCATTTCATAACTAAGTCCTGAAGTTGTTCCTACCGCAGAATTAATGATTCCATTTACCGGAAGGCCGTAAGTAAGAGCTGCACTAGAAGAGGTCAATTGAAAATCTCTTGATACAAAAGCATAGCTTACACCGTCTACATCATAGTTTGTTGACGTCGTAGCAGCGCCTATTCCATTAGCAATAACATCAGCGTTAAATCCACTTTGAATAGGAACTGTCTGGTATTGCTGAGCATTGATCTGACTAGCAAGCATACTGGTTAATAATAAGCCTGCGATAGGTAGTAATTTTCCTTTCATAAAAATTATTTTTTATTATTTGTCTTGCTAATTTAAGGAATTTATTATCATTAATTCAAGATAATTTGTTTTTTAATGGTTAATTTTCATCTTATTTAATTGAATTGTGTTTTTTCGGGAATTATTTTAATTTATAACTTTATTTTGGTTCCTAATATGATGGATTGTAATCGAAATTAATGACAGTTTATTTTACAAAAAGAAAAGCCAGTAATAAAACTGGCTTTTCTGATATTATAGTGTTAGTTTAGGTTTCATAAGTTTGGCAACAGTAGCTGTCCACCCGGTTTGATGGGATGCACCGACACCCCTGCCGTTATCACCATGAAAATATTCATAGAAAGTGATATAGTCTTTAAAATGTTCGTCATGATTAAACTTGTCATTTCCTCCATTAAATGCTCTTTGACCGTACTCATTCTTTAAAAATATAGAACAGAGCCTGCCGCTGATGTTCTGGGCAACTTCATCAAGATTTCTCCTGTCTCCGCTTCCGGTTGGAAGTTCAACTTTTAGGCTGTTTCCGTAATAATAATGGAAACGCTGCAGACTTTCAACGATCAGGAAATTAATAGGAAACCAGATCGGGCCTCTCCAGTTGCTGTTCCCTCCAAACATTGTACTGTCACTTTCTGCGGGAGTATAATAAACAACATTTTCATTTCCATGAACAGAGAATCTAAATGGATTTTCCTCATATACTTTAGACATTGCTCTGATTCCATATTCACTTAAAAACTCTTTTTCATCAAGCATTCTGGTCAATACTTTTGTCAATCTGTTTTTACGGAGAATACTCATCAGATGTTTTCTTCCATATCCTTCTTCTTCCCAGTGGGAAACGAGTTTGGTGAGTTCCGGCTTGTTTTTTAAAACCCATTCCATCCGTATTTTAAAATTAGGCATTTTCTCTAGCAGATGATGGTCTATAACTTCCACCGCAAATAATGGAATTAAACCAACGATACTTCTTAATCGTAAAGAAACACTTTCATCATTTCCTAGCTGCAGTACATCATAAAAGAAGCCGTCTTCCTCGTTCCATAGACCTAGTTTGTCATCCCCCATATTTTCCATGGCTTCAGCAATGTATAGATAATGTTCGAAAAACTTGATTGCCATATCCTCATACACCTGATAATACTGGGCGAGTTCCATAGCGATACGCATCATGTTTAATGCATACATTGCCATCCAGCTTGTTCCATCGGCCTGCTCTAAATGCTGGCCGTCTTTCAGTTCCATATTTCGGTCAAACGCTCCAATATTATCGAGTCCTAAAAATCCGCCTCCAAAAATATTTTTTCCGCTTTTATCCTTTCGGTTGACCCACCAGGTGAAGTTCAGAAGTAATTTTTGAAAAACTTTTTCAAGAAACAACAGATCCGGTTTGCCGTTCGTTTTTTCATCAATTTTAAAGACTCTGAAACAGGACCATGCATGAACCGGCGGGTTTACATCGCTTAAATTCCATTCGTATGCAGGAAGCTGTCCATTGGGATGCATGTACCATTCTTTGGTAAGTAAAAGAAGCTGATTTTTTGCAAATTCAGCATCAATGATTGCATATGGAACACAATGGAAAGCCAGATCCCATGTTGCATACCAGGGATATTCCCATTTGTCGGGCATGGAGATGATATCCTTATTGTGCATGTGGTTCCATTCGGTATTTCTTACATAATCGTTGAAATTCCTGGGAGCATCGAAATTAGGATCTCCTTTCAGCCACTTTCCTACATTATAATGATAGAACTGTTTATTCCAAAGCAGGCCGGCAAAAGCCTGCCTCTGAACATTCTGCTCATCTTCATTCGCTACATCATGCTGAATTTCTTTATAGAATTCATTCGCTTCAGCAATCCGAGTGTTAAAAATTTCATCAAATTGGTCAAAAGGATCATCCGTTTCATTTGGAGATAATCTAAATTCAAACGTTTTGGATTGTCCTGCATCTACTATTTCGTCAATTAAAAAAGAAGCTTTTGTTCCTCTTTGATCAGGATTTATAGTGTTTTTTTGATGAACAATATAATCATTGATACCGTCTTTATAGTAAGTTTTTTCAGGAGTGGGGGCTCCGTAAAGTTTAGGGGTATTAGTTTCGTTGTCACAAAATACAACTTCTGCATTTTTATCTTTTGAATAGAAATTTTTTATCGTAATGCTTTCATGATTGATATGGATACAGCCGTCAGAAAAGGTTTCTAATTGGGCTTTATAGGTATTATATCCCCATTTCCAGTTATTTCTGTACCAAAGAGTCGGAGCAACTACTATAGGCGCCGCCTGCTGGCTTCTGTTACACACCGTAATTCTTACTAAGATATCATTGACTTCTGCTTTACAGTACTCAATAAAAATATCAAAATATTCATTATTGTTAAAAATTCCGGTATCTATTATTTCATATTCACTCTGTTTCTTGCTTCGTCTGCCGTTTTCAAGAATAAGTTCATCATAAGGAAATTCATTGATAGGGTATTTATACACCATCTTCATATAACTGTGAGTGGGAGTATTATCCAGATAATAGAAAATTTCTTTAATATCTTCGCCATGATTTCCCTGATGGTTGCTGAGTCCAAAAAAACGCTCCTTTACCATTTTGTCTTTCTTATTCCAGAATGAAAGTGCGAAACATAGAAGTTGTTTGGTATCTGAGATTCCTGCAATTCCTTCCTCTGCCCACCGGTAGGCATAGCTTTCTGCTTTATCGTGTCCTGTGAATGCCCATGCATTGCCGTTCGGGCTGTAATCTTCGCGGACATTTCCCCACTGCCTGTTGCTTACATAAGGACCCCAATTTTGCCAGTTTTTATCTTGTAATCTTTGTTTTTCAACATTCATAAATCATCATTTTTCAATACGAAGGTAGATTTTTTGAAAAATAATTTCAATTATTTTAATCTGAATATTCCTTAACACTGGCTTGAAATTGTTATGGTTACGGCGTTTTTTAGAATAAATTATTTTTTTTTTAATTTTTTAAAAGAAATGACCTATCTTTGCACCAATCGTTCATTTAAATATTGAAAATGTTATCCAGAAAGGCTGAGGGAATAGACCCTTTGATGCCTTAGCAACCCTTTACGAGAGTAAAGAAGGTGCTACGTTCTACCAAATTTATTTTTGGACAGATAACTTACTGAAGTTCTTTTCAGCCATTTCTCGTGGCATTTTCAAATTTGTATTATTTAAAATATAAAATTGAAAACAGAACTCTTACATATTGACTTTTTGTATCGTACGAATTCCGGGAAGGAATACAATATCCCGTTAAGCTACCAGCTTTTCGGGAAAGACTTGTTTACAGCTCCCATTATTTTAGTAAACCATGCTTTGACAGGAAACTCTGACGTTTCAGGTGAAAAAGGCTGGTGGAAGAAGTTGATTGGAAACAATCAGATTATTGATACGAATAAATATACCGTTCTGTGTTTCAATATTCCAGGAAATGGATATGACGATTTTTTCATCGAAGAATACGAAAATTTTACAGTTTCAGATATTGCAGAGATCTTTTTAAAAGGTCTCGAAATTCTGGCTATACAAAATCTATATGCTGTTATCGGCGGATCGCTTGGAGGTGCAGTAGGATGGGAAATGCTTTTTAAAAAACCTGCGCTTTCGAAATATTTTATTCCTGTCGCATGTGATTTTAAAACACATGACTGGCTTCATGCGCAGTGCTTAGTTCAGAAGTTTTTATTAAATGAAACAGAAGAACCTCTGCAGAAAGCAAGAATACACGCCATGCTGTGTTACAGAACACCGCAGTCTCTTAATAGCAGGTTTCAAAATAAATTTAATCAGGAAAAAAGGCAGCTGGAATCAGAAGACTGGCTTATTTATCACGGGAATGCTCTTAACGATAGATTTAGTTTAATGTCATATAAGCTGATGAATCATCTTTTAATGAATATCAATGCAGACGAAAGACTATTGCATACAATAGATGCTTCGATACATTTAGTTTCTGTAGATACCGATTTATTCTTTCCTGCTTCTGAAATCAAATCTTGTTTTGAAAAACTGAAAAGCAAAAAAGGAAATGTTTTCTATCATGAAATACAGTCAATTCATGGGCATGATGCCTTTTTAATGGAATATCAACAATTAAATAACATTATTAAAAATATTTTGTAGAATGAAAAATGCTAACGAAATAAAATTTTTGAAAAACAGATCGATCATCAAATTTGAAGGTGAAGATTTTTTAGGAGAAATTGGAGTGGATGGAAGAATCTTCAAAGCGCTGACGCTGGCAAGAATAAGTGTAGGAGTAATTTCCCAGCAGGCCATTGAGAACGGAGTTTCAATTTTAGTACAGGAAAGCGATTCTGAGAGAGCCGTAAATTGTCTGATCGAAGAATTTGAACCGGAAAGGAAATCAGGAAAAGTTTCCCAGATTTATAGTATCAATAATGTTTCTGTACTGGGTTTTGTTGCTGAAGACTTCAATAAAGTGCTTGCAGAGCTGGCTAGAAATAATGTTTTTCCATTGCTTTTAAATCAGATTGCAAGTGAAAAACGAGTAAATATTGTAGTGACTTCTTCACAGGATGAAAAAACTAAAAATATCATTGAATCCGAAATATTCAAGAAACCCAAAACGGTTCATCTAGCGATTATCGGACATGGGAATGTGGGTAAAACGCTGATTAATCAAGTTTTAGAATCTTCAGAAGAAATTAAAAGACGTAAGAATATTGATCTTAAAGTAGTGGCTGTAGCTAATTCTAGGAAAATAGCTTTCAATAAATCAGGCTTTGATGCTCAATGGAAAGATGAAGTTTTAGCGGCTGACAGACCTTCAGATGTGAATGAACTGATTAATTTCTCAAAAGAAAACCAGTTAGAGAATCTTATTGTAGTTGATAATACAGCGAGCAAAGACTTCGTGAAAAATTACCATGCACTGGCTGAAAACGGATTTGATCTGGTTTCATCCAATAAAATATTCAACACCCTTCCTATTGAAGAATATAGAAAACTAAGATATACGTTGAATAAAAATAACAGAAGATATCTGTATGAAACTAACGTAGGAGCAGGGCTTCCTTTAATTGATACCATAAAATTATTACACCTTTCTGGAGAAAATATCACAAGAATCAAAGGTGTATTCTCGGGGTCGTTAAGTTATATTTTCAATAATTTCTCTGTAAGAAATGATAAATTCTCAACAGTTATTGGAGAAGCAATGGAAAAAGGCTTTACGGAACCGGATCCGCGTGAAGACCTTTCGGGAAATGATGTAGCTAGAAAGCTATTGATCTTAGCGCGAGAATTAGATCTTATCAATGAATTCAGCGATATCAATATTCAAAATTTAATTCCGGAAAATCTTCTTTCAGTTGAAAAAAATGAATTCATTTCAAGATTAGAAGAGCTCGATGCGGAATATCAAAAAATTAAAGAAAATCAGGCACCGGATCATGTACTTCGGTATGTAGGAGATCTGCATGGTGATTTACAGGAAGAAAAAGGACTTCTGGAAGTGAAACTTGTGTCTGTTCCTGCAAGTTCAGCTTTAGGACAGCTGAAAGGATCAGATTCAATTTTTGAAATCTATACAGAGAGTTATGGAGAAAACCCAATTGTAATTATGGGAGCAGGAGCAGGAGCTCAGGTGACCGCAAGAGGAGTTTTTGGAGATATTTTAAGAGTAAGCGAAACTAAATAAAAATGTAATACTCTAGTAATGTGTTAATTTAATAATTGTAACTAAATAATTAGTAAATTAGATACGTTGCTGGCAAATTAAAACTATATGGAAAATTTTGAAACATTTGCAATAAGAACACAGACTGAAAGAAGTCAGTTTGATGAGCACTCAACCCCTTTATATCTTACATCCAGTTTTATTTTTCAGGATGCGGAAGATATGAGATCGAGTTTTGCAGAAGAAAAATCTAAAAATTTATACAGCCGTTTTTCAAATCCGAATGTAACTGAGTTTACAGATAAAATTGTAAAAATGGAAGGGGCAGAAGCAGGATATGCTTTCGCAACAGGAATGGCTGCGATTTATTCTACTTTCGCCGCACTATTGAGTTCTGGAGATCATATTGTAAGCTGCCAGTCGGTTTTCGGATCTACCCACACTTTATTTACAAAATATTTTCCCAAATGGAATATTGAAACTACCTATTTCAAAGCTGATGATGCCGAGAATATCGAAAAATATATCCAGCCGAATACTAAGGTTCTGTATGTGGAAACCCCTACAAATCCGGCTATCGAAATTTTAGATCTGGAATATTTAGGAAAAATAGCAAAAAAACACAATCTGTTATTTATTGTAGATAACTGCTTTGCAACACCTTATCTTCAACAGCCTGTTAAATACGGAGCAGATGTTGTGGTGCATTCTGCAACCAAGCTCATTGACGGGCAGGGAAGGGTTTTAGGCGGTGTAGCAGTAGGAAAAGAAGAACTAATAAGAGAGATTTATCTTTTCGCAAGAAATACAGGACCTGCAATGTCTCCTTTTAATGCTTGGGTATTGTCAAAAAGTTTAGAAACATTAGCAATACGTGTAGAAAGACATTGTGAAAATGCATTAAAAGTGGCCGAGTTTTTAGAAGCACATCCTAATGTGGAATTTGTAAAATATCCGTTCTTAAGATCTCATCCGGGTTATGAAATTGCAAAAAAGCAGATGAAAATGGGTGGAAATATTGTTGCTTTCGAAATAAAAGGAGGTATAGAAGGCGGAAGAAACTTTTTAAATAGCATTCAGATGTGTTCACTTTCTGCAAACCTTGGAGATACAAGAACTATTGTAACACATCCTGCTTCTACCACTCATTCAAAATTAACTGATGAAGAAAGAAATGAAGTAGGAATCACGGCAGGTTTAGTCCGCTGTTCAGTAGGGCTGGAAAATGTAGAAGATGTTATCGCAGATTTAAAGCAGGCTTTGGGTTAATTCAATAAAAATGGGTTTCAGCCTGTTTATAAAAATGTATAAAATGAAAAATTCAGAACAATTATATAAAGCGCTTAACGAACGAATTCTTGTCTTAGACGGAGCAATGGGAACAATGCTGCAGCGTTATAAATTTGAGGAAGAAGATTATCGCGGTGAAAGATTTAAAGACTATGGACATCCTGTAAAAGGAAATAATGATCTCCTTTCGTTGACGCAGCCTCACGCCATTGAAGAAGTTCACAAAAAATATTTGGAAGCAGGAGCAGATATCCTTGAAACTAATACTTTTTCTGGAACTACCATTGCCATGTCAGATTATCATATGGAGGATTTAGTATATGAGCTAAATTACGAATCTGCGAAAATTGCAAGAAAAGTATGTGATGAGTTTACTGCTCAAAATCCAGATAAACCGCGTTTTGTTGCAGGTTCTATTGGACCTACGAACAGAACAGCCAGTCTGAGCCCGGATGTAAATGATCCAGGGTATAGGGCTGTTACTTTCGATGAATTAAGAATAGCTTACAAACAGCAGTCTGAAGCTTTACTGGATGGAGGTTCTGATATTCTTTTGGTGGAAACAGTATTTGATACTTTGAATGCAAAAGCGGCTCTTTTCGCTATTGATGAAATTCAGGATGAAAGAGGAATTCAAATTCCGATCATGGTTTCAGGAACGATTACTGATGCTTCGGGCAGAACTTTGAGCGGACAGACGGCGGAAGCTTTCTTAATTTCTGTCTCTCATTTGAATTTATTAAGTGTCGGATTCAACTGTGCGTTAGGAGCAAACCAGCTTACCCCGTATTTAGAAACTTTAGCCCATAATTCAGATTTCTATGTTTCAGCTTACCCGAATGCCGGTCTGCCGAATGCCTTTGGAAAATATGATGAAAGCCCAGAATTTATGGCTGAACAAATTAGAGAATATGTAGAAAAGGGATTGATTAATATCATCGGCGGATGCTGCGGAACAACTCCGGAGCATATAAAAGCTATTGCAGACTTGGTAGAGAAATATGATCCAAGAAAGATTAATAAATATAACAATGTATCAATCTAAGATACCTAACTAATTACTGAATTGTTAGATTTTTAAATTGGTAAATTAAATTATGAAATATTTAAGATTGTCGGGCCTTGAGCCCCTTATCATAACTCCGGAAAGTAATTTCATCAATGTTGGTGAAAGGACAAATGTTGCCGGATCAAAGAAATTTTTAAGATTAATCAAAGAAGAAAAATTTTCTGAAGCTTTGGATATTGCCCGCCATCAGGTAGAAGGCGGTGCCCAGATTCTTGATGTGAATTTTGATGACGGATTGATCGACGGAAAAGCATCCATGATTAAGTTTTTGAACTTAATTGCTTCAGAACCGGATATTTCAAGAATCCCAATTATGATCGATTCTTCCAAGTGGGAGATTCTGGAAGCCGGACTTCAGGTTGTTCAAGGGAAATCTGTTGTTAATTCTATCAGCTTAAAAGGAGGTGAAGAAGAATTTAAAAAACAGGCTAAAGCGGTCAAAAGATATGGTGCAGCTGTAATTGTGATGGCTTTTGATGAAGATGGGCAGGCTGATACTTTCGATCGTAGAGTTGAAATCACAAAAAGGTCGTATGATATTTTAGTTAATGAAGTGAAATTTCCTGCTGAGGATATCATTTTTGATTTAAATATTTTTCCGGTTGCAACGGGAATGGATGAGCATAGAAGAAATGCAATCGACTTCATCGAGGCAACAAGATGGGTAAGACAAAATCTTCCTTATGCGTCTGTAAGCGGAGGGGTAAGTAATGTTTCGTTTTCTTTCCGTGGAAATGATACGGTAAGAGAAGCAATGCATTCTGTTTTCCTTTATCACGCGATTCAGGCAGGAATGAATATAGGGATTGTAAACCCCGCAATGCTTGAGGTGTATGATGAAATTAATAAAGAATTATTAGGTCTTGTAGAAGATGTAATTCTTGATAAAAGAGAAGATGCAACAGAAAGGCTTTTAGATTATTCTGAAAAGCACAAGTCTGTAAAAAAAGAAGTAGTTGAAGAGCTTGAATGGCGGACCAGACCTTTGCAGGAAAGAATTACACACGCTTTGGTAAAAGGAATTGACCGTTTCATCGAAGAAGATGTAGAAGAAGCCAGACAGGCTGCCGATAAACCGCTGCATGTAATTGAGGTTAATTTAATGACTGGAATGGGAGTGGTAGGAGATCTATTTGGAAGCGGAAAAATGTTTCTGCCGCAGGTAGTGAAATCGGCAAGAGTAATGAAAAAAGCGGTTGCTTATTTACAGCCGTTTATTGAAGCTGAAAAAGACGGAGCAAGACCTGCCAATGGAAAGATATTAATGGCAACGGTAAAAGGTGACGTTCATGATATTGGTAAAAATATTGTGAGTGTTGTACTGGGCTGTAACAATTATGAAATTGTTGACCTGGGAGTAATGGTTCCTGCAGAAAAGATCATCCAGGCAGCGATAGAACATAATGTTGACGTTATCGGATTAAGTGGTCTGATCACACCAAGTTTGGACGAAATGGTCTACATCGCTGCAGAATTAGAAAGACAAAATCTAAGCTTTCCATTATTGATAGGCGGTGCAACTACTTCCAAAGCACATACCGCCGTAAAGATAGATTTAAAATATAAAAATGCCGTAGTTCATGTAAATGATGCGTCCAGAGCGGTGAATGTAGTGAGTTCTTTATTAGGAGACAGAAATAAAGAATATGTTGAAGATTTAAAAGTTGAATATTCAGATTTCCGGGAGAAGTTTCTAAACAGACAGATTGATAAAGAATATGTCTCGCTGGAAGATGCCAGAAAAAATCATTTCAAAATAGACTGGGAAAATGAAGAAATCTTCACCCCAAAAAATATAGGAATTCAGGTTTTCCAAGATCAGGATCTGAATGAACTGGTCCCTTTTATCGACTGGTCGCCTTTCTTCAGAAGCTGGGATCTTCATGGAAAATATCCTAATATTTTAGAAGATGAGGTAGTAGGAGCTCAGGCTAAGGAATTATTTAAAGATGCCCAGGTTATTCTAAAAAAGATTCTCGATGAAAAGTTATTAACAGCAAAAGCCATTTTTGGAATTTTTAAAGCTAATGCTAATGAAACAGATGATGTTCTGATTTTTGATGAAAATAACCAGCAGCAAGCGAAATTTATCACATTAAGACAGCAGCTTCAAAAATCTCAAGGTAAAGAATATCTGGCATTAAGTGATTTTATTGCGCCGCAAACCTCAGGGAAAACTGATTATGTAGGTGCTTTTTGTGTAACTGCAGGTTTTGGAACAGATGAATTGTCAACACAATATGAGCAGGAAAATGATGATTATAATGCCATCATGGTAAAAGCCCTTGCAGATAGATTTGCAGAAGCTTATGCAGAATTTTTACATAAAAAAGTGAGAAGGGAATATTGGGGATATGCTAATCAGGAAAATTTAAGCAACGACGAATTGATTGCTGAAAAATATAAAGGAGTCCGCCCGGCTCCAGGATATCCTGCCTGCCCGGATCATTTAGAAAAACATGCGATCTGGGATCTTTTAAAAGTAGAAGAGAATATTGGAGTTTTCCTTACTGAAAGTTTAGCGATGTTTCCCACAGCTTCGGTTTCAGGATATTATTTCGGAAGCCCGCATGCAAAATATTTTGGATTGGGGAAAATTGCTGAAGATCAATTAAAGGAGTATTCCAAAAGAAAAGGAATTTCACTGACAGAAGCAAGAAAGTGGCTGTCACCTAATTTAGCAGATTAAATAATAAACATGAAAATTACAGAACATATAAAAAACGCAAATGGAAAAACTTTATTTTCCTTAGAAGTTGTTCCGCCACAAAAGGGAATTGGGATTGAAGATTTATATACGAATATTGATCCTTTGATGGAATTTAAACCGCCTTTTATTGATGTTACAACTTCCAGAGAAGAATATATTTATCTGGATAAAGGAAATGGGCTGATGGAACGTAAAATTACGAGAATGCGTCCCGGAACTCTTGGGATTTGTTCTGCAATTCAGCATAAATATAATGTAGATACCGTCCCGCATTTACTTTGTGGAGGTTTTACCAAAGAAGAAACTGAATATCTTCTTGTAGACTGTATGTATCTTGGAATTGATAATGTGATGGCGCTTCGTGGAGATGCAATGAAAGGAGACCAGTATTTTGTGCCGGCAAAAGGAGGCCATGAAAGTGCGATGGATTTAGTGTATCAGATCAATAATTTAGGGCGCGGAAAATATCTTCATGATGATGACCAGATATGTGATGAACATAATAAATTCTGCATCGGGGTGGCTGGATATCCAGAAAAACATATTGAGGCTCCATCCATGAACTATGATTTAAAATGGCTGAAACAAAAAGTAGATGCCGGAGCAGATTATATTGTAACTCAGATGTTTTTTGATAATAAAAGATTTATTGAGTTTGTAACCAAAGCAAGGGAAATGGGA
Coding sequences:
- the metF gene encoding methylenetetrahydrofolate reductase [NAD(P)H], translated to MKITEHIKNANGKTLFSLEVVPPQKGIGIEDLYTNIDPLMEFKPPFIDVTTSREEYIYLDKGNGLMERKITRMRPGTLGICSAIQHKYNVDTVPHLLCGGFTKEETEYLLVDCMYLGIDNVMALRGDAMKGDQYFVPAKGGHESAMDLVYQINNLGRGKYLHDDDQICDEHNKFCIGVAGYPEKHIEAPSMNYDLKWLKQKVDAGADYIVTQMFFDNKRFIEFVTKAREMGITVPIIPGIKPIATKKHLKLLPQVFKIDLPEDLINEVENAKNNEAVKQIGIEWAVSQCKELLDFGVPVLHFYSMGKSDNIKKVAGELF